In Lycium ferocissimum isolate CSIRO_LF1 chromosome 11, AGI_CSIRO_Lferr_CH_V1, whole genome shotgun sequence, a single genomic region encodes these proteins:
- the LOC132038224 gene encoding DNA damage-repair/toleration protein DRT100-like produces the protein MALTGRIPQDFGNLTFLIYLDLSGNNLHGNLPHEVAHLGRLKFLYLSFNSFRGEVPSWFGILHQLQLLNLRNNSFTGSIPSSFSNISTLETLNPKFNSIEGQIPKMIGSLFNLRELSMRGNKLIGSIPPSLSNASRLEALEISGNLLQGNIPEGIDNL, from the coding sequence ATGGCTCTTACAGGCAGAATTCcacaagattttggaaatctcaCATTTCTCATTTATCTTGACTTGAGTGGCAACAATTTGCATGGCAACTTGCCTCATGAAGTGGCACACTTGGGTCGACTAAAGTTTCTTTATTTAAGTTTCAACAGCTTCAGAGGGGAGGTTCCTTCCTGGTTTGGGATTTTACACCAACTTCAACTTCTAAATCTTAGAAATAATAGTTTCACTGGTTCCatcccttcttcattttctaatATTTCCACACTTGAGACTTTGAATCCGAAATTCAATTCCATAGAGGGTCAAATCCCAAAAATGATTGGAAGTCTTTTCAACCTGAGAGAATTAAGCATGAGAGGTAACAAGCTCATAGGCTCTATTCCTCCATCACTCTCGAATGCCTCAAGGTTGGAGGCTTTAGAAATATCTGGCAATTTACTTCAAGGAAACATTCCAGAAGGGATCGACAATCTTTAG